In Epinephelus lanceolatus isolate andai-2023 chromosome 16, ASM4190304v1, whole genome shotgun sequence, one DNA window encodes the following:
- the LOC117263095 gene encoding E3 ubiquitin-protein ligase RING2-A-like isoform X1 has product MAAPVNIQTPTKTWELSLYELHRSPQLAIMDGTEVAVSPRSLHSELMCPICLDMLKNTMTTKECLHRFCSDCIVTALRSGNKECPTCRKKLVSRRSLRRDSNFDALISKIYPSRDEYEAHQRRVLERLNRLHNKEALSSSIEEGLRQQARYRSERNHRVKKPTQESDNTTFSGGEDNGDARSHLSHDSAPSHTIHPSGQTPSEAGPSRKRPRASDDGSGPEADSGSPTPPLRRHKEGPASEIELVLRPHPELVQAQDYSQTRYVKTTANATVDHLSKYLALRIALEDRQTNGETEDRRREEGAGQEMEAGGGEAGGPAGSGEGCSLSSISEKQYTIYIMTRGGQFSTLNGSLTLELVNEKYWKVRKPLELYYALTKSQQQQPPPQPPQKSPSAQRVG; this is encoded by the exons ATGGCTGCTCCGGTGAACATCCAAACTCCCACCAAAACCTGGGAGCTAAGTCTGTATGAGCTACACAGGAGCCCTCAG cTGGCGATCATGGATGGGACAGAGGTGGCGGTGTCTCCTCGCTCCCTGCACAGTGAGCTGATGTGTCCCATCTGTCTGGACATGCTGAAGAACACCATGACGACCAAAGAGTGTCTGCACCGCTTCTGCTCTGACTGCATCGTCACTGCGCTGCGATCAGG GAACAAAGAATGTCCAACCTGCAGGAAGAAGCTGGTCTCCAGGCGTTCGCTTCGCCGAGATTCAAACTTTGACGCGCTGATCTCGAAGATATACCCGAGCCGGGACGAGTATGAGGCCCACCAACGCCGTGTCCTGGAGCGACTCAACAGGCTGCACAACAAGGAGGCACTGAGCTCCAGCATCGAGGAGGGGCTCCGACAGCAGGCCCGCTACAGGTCTGAGAG GAACCACCGGGTGAAGAAGCCGACTCAAGAGAGTGACAACACCACCTTCAGTGGTGGGGAAGATAACGGTGATGCCCGCTCACATCTGTCTCATGACTCGGCTCCCTCCCACACCATTCACCCCTCTGGTCAGACCCCCTCAGAGGCTGGGCCAAGCCGCAAGCGGCCGCGGGCATCAGACGACGGCTCGGGGCCTGAGGCAGACAGTGGCAGCCCCACGCCTCCGCTGAGACGCCACAAAGAGGGGCCGGCATCAGAGATTGAGCTGGTGTTAAGACCACACCCAGAGCTGGTCCAAGCCCAGGACTACAGCCAGACCAG ATATGTGAAGACGACAGCCAATGCCACAGTGGACCATCTGTCTAAATACCTCGCTCTACGCATTGCcctggaggacagacagaccaacggagagacagaggacagaagaagagaggaagggGCAGGACAGGAAATGGAGGCAGGAGGTGGAGAAGCTGGAGGACCAGCAGGAAGTGGAGAGGGGTGCAGTCTGAGCAGCATCAGTGAGAAACAGTACACCATCTACATCATGACAAGAGGAGGACAGTTCTCT ACGCTGAACGGCTCTCTGACTCTGGAGTTGGTCAATGAGAAATACTGGAAGGTGAGGAAGCCTCTGGAGCTTTACTATGCTCTCACCAAgagccaacaacaacaaccacctCCTCAACCACCACAGAAGTCTCCTTCTGCACAGAGGGTGGGATGA
- the LOC117263095 gene encoding E3 ubiquitin-protein ligase RING2-A-like isoform X2 translates to MAAPVNIQTPTKTWELSLYELHRSPQLAIMDGTEVAVSPRSLHSELMCPICLDMLKNTMTTKECLHRFCSDCIVTALRSGNKECPTCRKKLVSRRSLRRDSNFDALISKIYPSRDEYEAHQRRVLERLNRLHNKEALSSSIEEGLRQQARYRNHRVKKPTQESDNTTFSGGEDNGDARSHLSHDSAPSHTIHPSGQTPSEAGPSRKRPRASDDGSGPEADSGSPTPPLRRHKEGPASEIELVLRPHPELVQAQDYSQTRYVKTTANATVDHLSKYLALRIALEDRQTNGETEDRRREEGAGQEMEAGGGEAGGPAGSGEGCSLSSISEKQYTIYIMTRGGQFSTLNGSLTLELVNEKYWKVRKPLELYYALTKSQQQQPPPQPPQKSPSAQRVG, encoded by the exons ATGGCTGCTCCGGTGAACATCCAAACTCCCACCAAAACCTGGGAGCTAAGTCTGTATGAGCTACACAGGAGCCCTCAG cTGGCGATCATGGATGGGACAGAGGTGGCGGTGTCTCCTCGCTCCCTGCACAGTGAGCTGATGTGTCCCATCTGTCTGGACATGCTGAAGAACACCATGACGACCAAAGAGTGTCTGCACCGCTTCTGCTCTGACTGCATCGTCACTGCGCTGCGATCAGG GAACAAAGAATGTCCAACCTGCAGGAAGAAGCTGGTCTCCAGGCGTTCGCTTCGCCGAGATTCAAACTTTGACGCGCTGATCTCGAAGATATACCCGAGCCGGGACGAGTATGAGGCCCACCAACGCCGTGTCCTGGAGCGACTCAACAGGCTGCACAACAAGGAGGCACTGAGCTCCAGCATCGAGGAGGGGCTCCGACAGCAGGCCCGCTACAG GAACCACCGGGTGAAGAAGCCGACTCAAGAGAGTGACAACACCACCTTCAGTGGTGGGGAAGATAACGGTGATGCCCGCTCACATCTGTCTCATGACTCGGCTCCCTCCCACACCATTCACCCCTCTGGTCAGACCCCCTCAGAGGCTGGGCCAAGCCGCAAGCGGCCGCGGGCATCAGACGACGGCTCGGGGCCTGAGGCAGACAGTGGCAGCCCCACGCCTCCGCTGAGACGCCACAAAGAGGGGCCGGCATCAGAGATTGAGCTGGTGTTAAGACCACACCCAGAGCTGGTCCAAGCCCAGGACTACAGCCAGACCAG ATATGTGAAGACGACAGCCAATGCCACAGTGGACCATCTGTCTAAATACCTCGCTCTACGCATTGCcctggaggacagacagaccaacggagagacagaggacagaagaagagaggaagggGCAGGACAGGAAATGGAGGCAGGAGGTGGAGAAGCTGGAGGACCAGCAGGAAGTGGAGAGGGGTGCAGTCTGAGCAGCATCAGTGAGAAACAGTACACCATCTACATCATGACAAGAGGAGGACAGTTCTCT ACGCTGAACGGCTCTCTGACTCTGGAGTTGGTCAATGAGAAATACTGGAAGGTGAGGAAGCCTCTGGAGCTTTACTATGCTCTCACCAAgagccaacaacaacaaccacctCCTCAACCACCACAGAAGTCTCCTTCTGCACAGAGGGTGGGATGA
- the rps18 gene encoding small ribosomal subunit protein uS13 gives MSLVIPEKFQHILRVLNTNIDGRRKIAFAITAIKGVGRRYAHVVLRKADIDLNKRAGELTDDEVERVVTIMQNPRQYKIPDWFLNRQKDVKDGKYSQVLANGLDNKLREDLERLKKIRAHRGLRHFWGLRVRGQHTKTTGRRGRTVGVSKKK, from the exons ATG TCTCTGGTCATTCCTGAGAAGTTCCAGCACATTCTTCGTGTTCTCAACACGAACATTGATGGTAGGAGGAAGATTGCCTTCGCCATCACTGCCATCAAG GGTGTTGGCAGACGTTACGCTCATGTTGTCCTGAGGAAGGCCGACATCGACCTCAACAAGAGGGCTGGAGAGCTGACTGATGATGAG gttgAGCGTGTTGTGACCATCATGCAGAATCCTCGCCAGTACAAAATCCCTGACTGGTTCCTCAACAGGCAGAAGGACGTCAAGGACGGCAAATACAGCCAG GTTCTCGCTAACGGTCTGGACAACAAGCTGAGAGAAGATCTGGAGAGGCTGAAGAAGATCAGGGCTCACCGTGGTCTCAGGCACTTCTGGGG TCTGCGTGTGCGTGGTCAGCACACAAAGACCACTGGCCGTCGTGGTCGCACCGTTGGTGTGTCCAAGAAGAAGTAA